One Halalkalicoccus sp. CG83 DNA segment encodes these proteins:
- a CDS encoding PadR family transcriptional regulator: protein MYDLTGFQRDLLVAIIGLEKPHGLAIKDELEEHYEKEIHHGRLYPNLDTLVNKGLVEKSQLDRRTNVYALTDRGKRELEARREWEDQYVSKVLKIPAEN from the coding sequence ATGTACGATCTCACGGGATTTCAACGTGATCTACTGGTCGCGATCATCGGATTAGAGAAACCACATGGGTTAGCGATCAAAGATGAACTTGAGGAGCACTACGAAAAGGAGATCCACCACGGACGGCTCTATCCTAATCTCGATACGCTCGTCAACAAAGGGCTTGTTGAGAAAAGCCAGCTGGATCGCCGGACGAATGTTTATGCGCTAACCGACCGCGGGAAGCGAGAACTCGAAGCGCGTCGTGAATGGGAAGACCAGTACGTCAGCAAGGTACTCAAGATACCAGCCGAGAACTAA